A region from the Chloroflexota bacterium genome encodes:
- a CDS encoding S41 family peptidase: MNRNPRTGMLLAAAVVALCAVFSAGFITGTIAGDQGTQPRDQFAGAVDPELPADVDADQDPRPLAFPTADARPETPAEFDDVDFALFWEAWTVIQDHFYGGPLDPEILREGAIRGLAEATEDQHTVYQNSEEAERSRERIRGSFVGVGIRIELRDETPFVLTPLPDSPAERAGIRANEFVVAVDGVATRGMSLAEFGRLVRGEEGTSVVLTMQPEGSEDTRDVSVERARVLVPSVTKDRFDEIGYVRIANFGSRTSGELRQALDDLAAKDISALVLDLRNNPGGLLDASVRVAAQFLAKGQTILIQDHRHEGRTRWRVQDEGGDTTTPMLVLVNGGSASASEIVAGALQAHGRAQLMGDETFGKGSMQELHQLSDESVMRVTSGIWITPNDVNLNDSGLTPDVPHESSDGPYGGEDDELLQEALRRLGADRIPDVDPKQP, translated from the coding sequence ATGAATCGCAACCCGCGGACGGGCATGCTGCTTGCGGCCGCTGTCGTTGCCCTATGCGCGGTGTTCAGCGCGGGCTTCATTACCGGGACCATCGCCGGGGATCAGGGGACTCAGCCACGGGACCAGTTCGCCGGCGCCGTTGACCCCGAACTGCCGGCTGACGTTGACGCAGACCAAGATCCTCGTCCGCTGGCCTTTCCGACCGCGGACGCTCGGCCCGAGACGCCCGCCGAGTTCGACGACGTTGACTTCGCCCTGTTCTGGGAGGCCTGGACCGTCATTCAGGACCACTTCTACGGCGGTCCACTCGACCCGGAGATTCTGCGGGAAGGCGCGATTCGCGGGCTTGCCGAGGCGACCGAGGATCAACACACGGTCTATCAGAACTCCGAGGAAGCCGAGCGCTCTCGTGAGCGAATACGCGGCAGCTTCGTTGGCGTGGGCATCCGCATCGAGTTGCGCGACGAAACGCCGTTCGTGCTCACGCCGCTGCCAGACTCACCGGCCGAGCGTGCCGGGATTCGCGCCAATGAGTTCGTCGTCGCGGTGGACGGCGTGGCCACGCGCGGGATGTCGCTGGCTGAGTTCGGCAGGCTCGTGCGCGGCGAGGAGGGGACGTCGGTAGTCCTCACGATGCAGCCCGAGGGGAGCGAGGACACGCGCGACGTCAGCGTCGAGCGGGCGCGAGTTCTCGTGCCGTCGGTCACGAAGGATCGGTTCGACGAAATCGGCTACGTGCGCATTGCCAATTTCGGCAGCCGCACGTCCGGCGAGCTGCGGCAGGCCCTGGACGATCTTGCGGCTAAAGACATTTCCGCCCTGGTGCTCGACCTTCGCAACAACCCGGGCGGGCTGCTCGACGCGAGCGTGCGGGTCGCGGCCCAGTTCCTGGCCAAGGGCCAGACCATTCTGATCCAGGATCACCGCCATGAGGGTCGCACGCGCTGGCGCGTTCAGGACGAAGGGGGCGATACGACGACGCCCATGTTGGTGCTCGTGAACGGCGGATCGGCCAGCGCCTCCGAAATCGTGGCCGGCGCGCTCCAAGCGCACGGCCGCGCCCAGTTGATGGGCGACGAGACCTTCGGGAAGGGCTCGATGCAAGAGCTGCATCAGTTGTCGGACGAGTCCGTGATGCGAGTGACAAGCGGCATCTGGATCACGCCGAACGACGTGAATCTCAACGACTCGGGGCTTACACCGGACGTGCCGCACGAGTCCTCGGACGGGCCCTACGGCGGCGAGGATGACGAGCTCTTGCAGGAGGCGCTGCGCCGGCTTGGCGCCGACCGCATTCCGGACGTAGACCCAAAGCAGCCGTAA